Within Alteribacter lacisalsi, the genomic segment CGCATTACCTGTACTGCCGCTTGCCAGTACACTGAATTTAAGACTCATATTTTCTGTCACTCCAGTCAGTCTGTCCATACCTCACTGTTGTGGGCATTTACGAAATAGTACTCATCATCAACCGTCACCCGCCACATAGGCGCATAGTACTCGTGGGCATCCATATTGGCCGGTGTCATGTTGTAGTGACCGAGTTCCACTTCATCAATGACCACATCTGCGATTCCGTATTCCAGGATCAGCACTTCGATCGCTTCAAGAGGCGTCATCAGTTCAGGAGCAAGCTGAGGAGAGAAATCCATGTACCGCTGATCGTAGCCTTCAACCTCCCCGTCCTCCGTCAGATAAAGAATGACGTGAGATTCTTCACCGCGGTAGCGGAGAGGCTCGTCCTCATAAACCTGAAAAGCCCGAATCATTCTTTCCTCCTCATCGTAGGAAGCGAATCTGTATTCATCACCGTTATACAGATGATCGGCTAAGAAAGATTCAACCGAAGAGGCCATATCCAGCCCGAACAGCTCCTGCGGCTCGTCGAGCACGGCTCTGATCATCTGGTTTCTTCTGAAACTGATTTCCTGATCCTCGAACTGTTCTTCGATCATGCTCTGCTCTTCATCTCCAAATTCGTGGCCTTCACCGCTGATATACTGGCCTTCTTCATCGGCTTCCGGGTCATCGATCGAAATTTCGATGTTCTGACGCCTGAGAAGCTCCTGGAAAGAATGATCCTCCTGTGCCATCACGCTCATATTTTCGGCGTTCCGCTTTTCAACAAGCTGAAAAATGAGAAACGCATTCAGGAATATAAATGTCATGATCAGAATCGTTTTAGCTCTGCTCCAGTCCATCCTCTGGGTCACCTCCGGACTCCTGGTATTCTTCTTCCGTGTCTTCCAGCTGTTCAAGTGTAAACCACTGCCCGTTTACGTTAATAAACCAGGAGGGGGAGAAAATAATAAGCGCACCGGTATTACTGTCCATATGATAGCCAATTCGGATTTCACCAGCGTCTTCATCCACAATCGTCTCAGCAGACGCAATAAAGTTCCTTACATAGTCGAGGGATTCGA encodes:
- a CDS encoding two-component system regulatory protein YycI, producing MDWSRAKTILIMTFIFLNAFLIFQLVEKRNAENMSVMAQEDHSFQELLRRQNIEISIDDPEADEEGQYISGEGHEFGDEEQSMIEEQFEDQEISFRRNQMIRAVLDEPQELFGLDMASSVESFLADHLYNGDEYRFASYDEEERMIRAFQVYEDEPLRYRGEESHVILYLTEDGEVEGYDQRYMDFSPQLAPELMTPLEAIEVLILEYGIADVVIDEVELGHYNMTPANMDAHEYYAPMWRVTVDDEYYFVNAHNSEVWTD